The following coding sequences lie in one Palaemon carinicauda isolate YSFRI2023 chromosome 7, ASM3689809v2, whole genome shotgun sequence genomic window:
- the LOC137643647 gene encoding uncharacterized protein has product MISKMILATCAVVLLGMVAAGPVADPEPGHFGGGFHRGFGGHSGGFGGHFRGHGFGQGFGGGYGGYRGKRSPVAEPEANPEALANPEPEADPGHFGGIHRGFSGFGGHHGGSFGGFGGFGGGYGGYRGKRSPVAEPEANPEPEADPGHFGGIHRGFSGFGGHHGGSFGGFGGFGGFGGGYGGYRGKRSPVAEPEPEAEPGFSHGGFRGGFGHRSFGGHFGGGRIYG; this is encoded by the exons ATGATATCAAAG ATGATTCTTGCAACCTGTGCTGTTGTCCTTCTTGGGATGGTAGCAGCTGGTCCTGTAGCTGATCCAGAACCAGGTCACTTTGGAGGTGGTTTCCATCGTGGTTTCGGTGGCCACTCTGGTGGATTTGGTGGCCATTTCAGAGGACATGGATTTGGACAGGGATTTGGTGGTGGGTATGGAGGCTACCGTGGAAAAAGGAGCCCTGTAGCTGAGCCTGAAGCCAACCCTGAGGCTCTTGCCAACCCAGAACCTgaagcagatcctggtcactttggaggaaTCCACCGTGGATTCTCTGGATTTGGTGGCCATCATGGAGGTAGCTTTGGTGGATTTGGTGGATTCGGTGGTGGCTATGGAGGCTACCGTGGAAAAAGGAGCCCTGTAGCTGAGCCTGAAGCCAACCCAGAGCCTgaagcagatcctggtcactttggaggaaTCCACCGTGGATTCTCTGGATTTGGTGGTCATCATGGAGGTAGCTTTGGTGGATTCGGAGGATTTGGAGGTTTCGGTGGAGGCTATGGAGGCTACCGTGGAAAGAGGAGCCCTGTAGCTGAACCCGAACCCGAAGCTGAGCCCGGATTCTCTCACGGTGGATTCCGTGGAGGTTTTGGACACAGGAGTTTTGGAGGTCACTTCGGAGGAGGCAGAATTTATGGTTAA
- the LOC137643648 gene encoding uncharacterized protein translates to MTSKIILATCAVVLLGMVAAGPVADPEPGHFRGGFHRGFGGHSGGFGGHFGGHGFGGGYGGYRGKRSPVAEPEANPEALANPEPEADPGHFGGIHRGFSGFGGHHGGSFGGFGGFGRGYGGYRGKRSPVAEPEANPEALANPEPEADPGHFGGIHRGFSGFGGHHGGSFGGFGGFGGGYGGYRGKRSPVAEPGFSHGGFRGGFGHRSFGGHFGGGRIYG, encoded by the exons ATGACATCAAAG ATAATCCTTGCAACCTGTGCTGTCGTCCTTCTTGGGATGGTAGCAGCTGGTCCTGTAGCTGATCCAGAACCAGGTCACTTTAGAGGTGGTTTCCATCGTGGTTTTGGTGGCCACTCTGGTGGATTTGGTGGCCATTTCGGTGGACATGGATTTGGTGGTGGGTATGGAGGATACCGTGGCAAAAGGAGCCCTGTAGCTGAACCTGAAGCCAACCCTGAGGCTCTTGCCAACCCAGAACCTgaagcagatcctggtcactttggaggaaTCCACCGTGGATTCTCTGGATTTGGTGGCCATCATGGAGGTAGCTTTGGTGGATTTGGTGGATTCGGCAGAGGCTATGGAGGCTACCGTGGAAAAAGGAGCCCTGTAGCTGAGCCTGAAGCCAACCCTGAGGCTCTTGCCAACCCAGAACCTgaagcagatcctggtcactttggaggaaTCCACCGTGGATTCTCTGGATTTGGTGGTCATCACGGAGGAAGCTTTGGTGGATTCGGAGGATTTGGTGGAGGCTATGGAGGTTACCGTGGAAAGAGGAGCCCTGTAGCTGAACCTGGATTCTCTCACGGTGGATTCCGTGGAGGTTTCGGACACAGGAGCTTTGGAGGTCACTTCGGAGGAGGCAGAATTTATGGTTAA